Proteins from a single region of Patescibacteria group bacterium:
- the rpsT gene encoding 30S ribosomal protein S20 has translation MAQTKSAIKELRKTKTRTLHNKALKANLNYLEKKFLKTLVKDKNEAKKIYIQLQKSLDKAVKVNLIKKNNASRKKSRLAKRMKTK, from the coding sequence ATGGCTCAAACAAAATCAGCTATTAAAGAATTAAGAAAGACCAAAACCAGAACTCTACATAATAAGGCCCTTAAGGCCAATTTAAATTATTTGGAAAAAAAATTCCTTAAAACTTTAGTTAAAGACAAAAACGAAGCCAAGAAAATTTATATTCAATTACAAAAATCTTTAGATAAGGCAGTCAAAGTCAATTTGATCAAAAAAAATAATGCTAGTCGCAAAAAATCTCGTCTAGCCAAAAGAATGAAAACAAAATAA
- the ruvA gene encoding Holliday junction branch migration protein RuvA, with protein sequence MIYYIEGQVKQKGDNYLVIDSGSLGYQIFVNDFLLNKAKLNELIKIFTHFHVYEETLQLYGFETEEELSFFKKLNNIPNIGPKSANNILSAIKLSDLKRAIINEDMEALNKVSGIGKKTAERIIIELKDKINDVTSSTATGKDDSDVIDGLISLGYTLKDSRVAIKKIPESVKGANERLKQALKILSGK encoded by the coding sequence ATGATTTATTATATTGAAGGCCAGGTCAAACAAAAAGGCGATAATTATCTGGTTATTGATAGCGGTAGTTTGGGCTATCAAATTTTTGTTAATGATTTTTTACTAAATAAAGCTAAATTAAATGAATTGATCAAGATTTTTACGCATTTTCACGTTTACGAAGAAACCCTTCAATTATACGGCTTTGAAACAGAAGAAGAGCTATCTTTCTTTAAAAAATTAAACAATATTCCCAATATCGGCCCTAAGTCGGCCAACAATATTTTATCGGCGATTAAATTATCTGATTTAAAGCGAGCAATTATTAATGAAGACATGGAAGCGTTAAATAAGGTTTCCGGTATCGGTAAAAAAACCGCCGAAAGAATTATTATTGAATTAAAAGATAAAATTAATGACGTGACCTCTTCTACTGCGACCGGAAAAGACGACAGCGATGTCATTGATGGACTGATAAGCCTGGGATACACGCTGAAAGATTCTCGCGTGGCGATTAAAAAAATTCCGGAAAGCGTCAAGGGCGCTAACGAACGGCTTAAACAAGCGCTTAAAATTTTATCTGGTAAATAA
- a CDS encoding UTP--glucose-1-phosphate uridylyltransferase, which yields MKAVVALAGFGTRLLPLTKAQPKAMLSVADRPLVHYIVEEIVNSGIKEIIFIINRRDNSIKRYFARDKNLEKVLKSTGKDELARQLKKISKMAKFHFVYQPKPLGTGDAILMVKRLIGNKHFALLYGDDLIDCVTPCLKQLVNVYKKYRGSVIAVRKVPHRDVYRWGIIDGKKIGDRNYRLSNIIEKPKIEEAPTNLSIIGRYILSPQIFKNLSLLKRRQSFTTGKKELYVTDGIKMLLDHRCPVYACEFKGQRFDGGSHKGLVEATIFYSRKHNII from the coding sequence ATGAAAGCAGTCGTAGCTTTAGCCGGTTTTGGTACTCGGCTTTTGCCATTAACCAAGGCGCAACCCAAGGCGATGTTAAGCGTGGCCGATCGGCCACTCGTTCATTATATTGTCGAAGAAATAGTTAATAGCGGTATTAAAGAAATTATTTTTATCATTAATCGCCGCGATAATTCGATAAAGCGCTATTTCGCTCGTGATAAAAATTTGGAAAAAGTTTTAAAAAGTACCGGCAAAGATGAATTAGCCCGACAGTTAAAAAAGATTTCTAAAATGGCTAAATTTCATTTTGTTTACCAACCGAAACCACTGGGAACCGGTGACGCGATTTTAATGGTTAAACGACTGATTGGCAATAAACACTTTGCCCTTTTATACGGCGATGATTTAATTGATTGTGTTACGCCGTGTTTAAAACAATTAGTTAATGTATATAAAAAATATCGCGGTTCAGTGATTGCTGTTAGAAAAGTGCCGCACAGAGATGTTTATCGCTGGGGCATTATTGATGGCAAAAAGATTGGTGACAGAAATTATCGTTTGAGCAATATTATTGAAAAACCCAAAATAGAAGAAGCGCCGACCAATCTCTCGATTATTGGCCGCTATATTCTTTCGCCACAAATTTTTAAAAATTTATCTTTACTTAAACGCCGACAATCGTTTACCACCGGCAAGAAAGAGCTTTACGTGACCGATGGCATTAAAATGCTTTTAGATCATAGGTGTCCAGTTTATGCTTGTGAATTTAAGGGTCAACGCTTTGATGGAGGTAGCCACAAAGGATTAGTTGAGGCCACTATTTTCTATAGCCGCAAACATAATATTATTTAA
- a CDS encoding Hsp20/alpha crystallin family protein yields MKKKSKNFWGQITNLDGNELEKSSEKVEISTESAPIKEKIKALKETVIESEAKQEKPKNKIKKEIIKKEELEEQWLPEGDEITGQLSVDLYDGGDSLIVESTIAGVKPEDIDISVEPDLITIRGSRKRDKQINKKNYFYQECFWGGFSRTMVLPTPVKPDGVRANIKNGILTVILPKAQEKPTNIKVK; encoded by the coding sequence ATGAAAAAAAAGAGTAAAAATTTTTGGGGTCAGATAACTAATTTAGATGGCAATGAACTAGAGAAAAGCAGTGAAAAAGTAGAAATTTCTACTGAATCAGCGCCTATTAAGGAAAAAATAAAAGCATTAAAAGAGACGGTAATTGAGTCAGAAGCTAAACAAGAAAAGCCAAAAAATAAAATTAAAAAAGAAATAATTAAAAAAGAGGAGCTGGAAGAGCAGTGGCTGCCGGAAGGAGACGAAATAACTGGGCAATTGTCGGTTGATCTTTATGATGGCGGCGACTCATTGATTGTTGAATCAACCATTGCCGGAGTCAAACCGGAAGATATTGATATAAGCGTGGAGCCGGATTTAATCACCATTCGCGGCAGCAGAAAAAGAGACAAGCAGATTAATAAGAAGAATTATTTTTATCAAGAGTGTTTTTGGGGTGGCTTCTCGCGAACTATGGTTTTACCGACGCCGGTCAAGCCTGACGGAGTAAGGGCTAATATTAAAAATGGCATTTTAACTGTGATTTTGCCCAAAGCCCAAGAAAAACCAACCAACATAAAGGTAAAATAA
- a CDS encoding VanW family protein: MKLIDHLDLIELAEKDPIKYLSSPSFQSRFKQWLKKLLLFLLIVFLIFVGAFLAYQRTYAGRVFPGVYLGKTLVGGMNEQELKDKIEPVINQVENKGLIFIGQSVKGKKEVAVKSVLIAVNDPDLSRRVITFDLDDILQQAMAVGRHGSIFQRIGDVLIAQANGYHLEAAVQIDEQELKNNLKDNLKDLEQDSNDASFQLAKSGDIKIIEDQAGYFFDLATAIEQVKNNLEQTDASPIEIKLINFAPTIRTSDIEKMEPKIHEALDSAPLTLRYQDQKWPVSKNLLSQWLTFKKGSGNVIELALDPDKISLYLQTIAKNIDQPALDAKFKLESGRVIEFQPSQAGLQLTIDKNVQEIVKQILSNQSEIDLIVETAQPQILTQDLNDLGIKELIGRGTSNFAGSPKNRRINIAVGAKKLNGILIKPGEEFSLIKALGNIDAEAGFLPELVIKGDRTIPEFGGGLCQIGTTTFRAALYSGLPITARTPHSYRVVYYEPAGMDATIYNPQPDLRFINDTGVYILFETKIEGDNLIFEFYGTSDGRKIDIGQPKLFNIVAPGAPLEIKTLELKPGEKKKLETAHAGADAELSRTITYTDGTTKTQTWKSHYRPWQEVWLVGVASLDNTVVTTPDQLQQP, translated from the coding sequence ATGAAATTAATCGACCATCTTGATTTAATTGAATTGGCTGAGAAGGATCCAATAAAATATCTATCTTCTCCGTCATTTCAAAGCCGCTTTAAACAATGGCTTAAAAAGTTGTTGTTATTTTTACTTATTGTTTTCTTGATTTTTGTCGGAGCTTTTTTGGCTTATCAGCGAACTTATGCTGGTCGGGTTTTTCCGGGCGTTTATTTGGGTAAAACTTTGGTGGGCGGCATGAACGAGCAAGAGCTTAAAGATAAAATTGAGCCGGTTATTAATCAAGTTGAGAACAAAGGACTGATTTTTATCGGCCAAAGCGTCAAAGGCAAGAAAGAAGTGGCCGTTAAGTCGGTTTTAATTGCCGTTAATGACCCTGATCTTTCCCGCAGAGTCATTACTTTTGATCTAGATGATATTTTACAGCAAGCCATGGCCGTCGGCAGGCACGGATCTATCTTCCAAAGAATTGGCGACGTGTTAATAGCTCAGGCCAACGGTTATCATCTAGAGGCCGCAGTGCAAATTGATGAGCAAGAGCTAAAAAATAATTTAAAAGATAATTTAAAAGATTTAGAACAGGACTCTAATGACGCTTCGTTTCAATTAGCCAAAAGCGGAGACATAAAAATAATTGAAGATCAAGCTGGATATTTTTTTGATTTAGCTACGGCCATTGAGCAGGTAAAAAATAACCTTGAGCAAACAGACGCCAGTCCGATTGAAATAAAATTAATTAATTTTGCTCCGACGATAAGAACTAGCGATATTGAGAAGATGGAGCCAAAAATTCATGAGGCCCTAGATTCAGCGCCCTTGACGCTTCGTTATCAGGATCAAAAATGGCCGGTCAGTAAAAATTTACTTAGCCAGTGGCTGACCTTTAAAAAAGGCTCAGGCAATGTGATAGAGCTAGCCCTAGATCCTGATAAAATTTCTTTATATTTACAAACTATAGCCAAAAATATTGATCAACCTGCCCTTGATGCTAAATTCAAACTGGAGAGTGGCAGGGTGATTGAGTTTCAGCCATCCCAGGCCGGACTGCAATTAACTATTGATAAAAACGTTCAAGAAATAGTTAAACAAATTTTATCTAATCAAAGCGAGATTGACTTGATTGTAGAAACGGCGCAACCGCAAATTTTAACTCAAGACTTGAATGATTTGGGCATCAAAGAATTAATCGGTCGCGGGACTTCAAATTTTGCCGGCAGTCCAAAAAATCGGCGAATTAATATTGCCGTAGGCGCGAAAAAATTAAACGGCATTTTGATTAAACCTGGCGAAGAATTTTCTTTAATTAAGGCCCTTGGCAACATTGACGCTGAAGCAGGATTTTTACCAGAACTGGTTATTAAGGGCGATCGTACTATCCCTGAATTTGGCGGCGGTTTATGCCAAATCGGCACTACCACCTTTCGCGCTGCGCTTTATTCGGGCTTGCCGATTACGGCTCGTACGCCGCATTCTTACAGGGTGGTTTATTATGAGCCGGCCGGTATGGACGCGACTATTTATAATCCGCAGCCTGATTTAAGGTTTATCAATGACACTGGCGTTTATATTTTATTTGAAACCAAAATCGAAGGAGATAATTTAATTTTTGAATTTTATGGCACTTCGGATGGCCGTAAGATAGATATTGGTCAGCCCAAATTATTCAACATCGTTGCCCCTGGCGCACCGCTTGAAATAAAAACACTTGAGCTTAAGCCGGGCGAGAAGAAAAAATTAGAGACAGCCCACGCTGGAGCTGACGCAGAGCTTTCGCGAACAATTACTTATACTGACGGCACGACCAAAACACAAACTTGGAAAAGCCATTATCGACCTTGGCAGGAGGTTTGGCTGGTCGGAGTAGCGAGCCTTGATAATACGGTTGTCACAACGCCAGATCAATTACAGCAACCATAA
- a CDS encoding peptidoglycan bridge formation glycyltransferase FemA/FemB family protein, translating into MDFKEWDQLVISHQPTQFCQSGAWSEFQKILGRQYFFIKNAAGQALVIKNNLPGGQNYLFSSRGPILKKWSQESFLAMAEDVKKIAQEHNSIFWRVEPPNLLTSEKGWLPNFKIKNLVKSEDLQPPQTIILDLSRSEEELMAKMHQKTRYNIRLAEKHQVEIREGRPEEIEKFITLTHQTSNRNNFHSHPDNYYRKLIDLSKQKFDNFSVKLLLAEYQSQILVANIVVFFGDTATYLHGASSNEHRNLMAPHLLQWETIRMAKHLGFRYYDFWGVDEKKWPGVTRFKKGFSEETVQYPGTYDFIFNPGQYKIYQIIRALNRFRRRLVK; encoded by the coding sequence ATGGATTTTAAAGAATGGGATCAGTTGGTTATTAGCCATCAGCCAACGCAATTTTGCCAATCTGGGGCCTGGTCAGAATTTCAGAAAATTTTAGGGCGCCAATATTTTTTTATTAAAAATGCTGCCGGCCAAGCCTTGGTGATAAAAAATAATTTACCGGGTGGGCAGAATTATTTATTTTCATCGCGCGGCCCGATTCTAAAAAAATGGAGCCAGGAATCTTTTTTAGCCATGGCCGAAGATGTAAAAAAAATAGCCCAAGAACATAATAGTATTTTTTGGCGCGTTGAGCCGCCAAATCTGCTAACCAGCGAAAAGGGCTGGCTACCAAATTTTAAAATTAAAAATTTAGTTAAAAGTGAAGACCTGCAGCCGCCACAGACAATTATTTTAGATTTATCGCGAAGCGAAGAAGAGCTAATGGCTAAGATGCACCAGAAAACCCGTTATAATATCCGTTTAGCCGAGAAGCATCAAGTTGAAATTCGCGAAGGCAGGCCGGAGGAAATCGAAAAATTTATTACTTTAACCCACCAAACCTCAAATCGCAACAATTTTCATAGCCATCCAGACAACTATTATCGAAAATTAATTGATTTGTCTAAACAAAAATTCGATAATTTTTCCGTTAAATTATTATTAGCTGAATACCAGAGTCAAATTTTAGTAGCTAATATCGTCGTTTTTTTTGGCGATACGGCCACTTATTTACACGGCGCTTCGAGCAATGAGCACAGAAACTTAATGGCGCCACATTTATTACAATGGGAGACGATTAGGATGGCCAAACACTTAGGATTTCGCTATTATGATTTTTGGGGAGTTGATGAAAAAAAATGGCCAGGCGTGACCAGATTTAAAAAGGGTTTTAGCGAAGAGACGGTTCAATATCCGGGGACATATGATTTTATTTTCAATCCGGGTCAGTATAAAATTTATCAAATCATTCGCGCTTTAAATCGCTTCCGGCGGAGGTTGGTTAAATAG
- a CDS encoding nucleoside triphosphate pyrophosphohydrolase family protein, giving the protein MAKINNLNDYQKLCKATAKKFSDKNKEIMTWGLGLAGEAGDVAGCIKKTVAHGNDQRAGIKENIGDYLWYTAMICNFFGWDLQEVLNENIKKLSKRYPDKKFTIKRARRGGTRIDWNKK; this is encoded by the coding sequence ATGGCAAAGATCAATAATTTAAATGATTATCAAAAACTATGTAAGGCCACTGCCAAGAAATTTTCTGATAAAAATAAAGAAATTATGACCTGGGGCTTAGGCCTGGCGGGCGAAGCGGGCGACGTGGCTGGCTGCATTAAAAAAACCGTGGCGCATGGCAATGATCAGCGCGCCGGCATCAAAGAAAACATCGGCGATTATTTGTGGTACACGGCTATGATTTGTAATTTTTTCGGTTGGGATTTGCAGGAAGTTTTAAATGAAAATATCAAAAAATTATCTAAACGCTATCCAGATAAAAAATTTACTATTAAACGTGCTCGTCGAGGAGGTACGCGCATCGATTGGAACAAAAAATGA
- a CDS encoding UDP-N-acetylmuramoyl-L-alanyl-D-glutamate--2,6-diaminopimelate ligase, translated as MKGFIKKLIPKFLLRFYHRTLAHLAAWRYGYPSRKIIVIGVTGTGGKSTVINLIGRILEEAGYKVGWTTTFNFKVAQREWMNKTKMTMLGRFGLQKLLKQMVLAGCEYALIETSSEGILQSRHEGIDYDIAVFNNLSPEHLERHGGFENYRAAKGKLFLKLKDKNKIIDGQKIRKISVVNLDDDNADYFLKFSADEKWGFTASNAEKQSIKIIKSENIKINNNGTEFSVKEQSFSLNLLGKFNAANALAAVTVALSQDVDLDVCAKGLAKVKNMAGRMEAVAKSPFKVVVDYAHTPDELEKVYQTLKTENQRLICVLGAAGGGRDKWKRPEFGKIADQYGSEIIITNEDPYDEDPQKIIDAVASGIKNNHYEKILDRGEAIKRAVELAQPGDTIIISGKGCEQCIMGPSGQKIPWDDREIAKKFL; from the coding sequence ATGAAAGGTTTTATCAAAAAATTAATTCCAAAATTTTTACTGCGATTTTATCATCGCACTTTAGCGCATTTGGCGGCCTGGCGTTATGGTTATCCGAGCCGGAAAATAATTGTCATTGGCGTGACCGGCACGGGCGGTAAATCAACAGTTATAAATTTAATTGGCCGAATTTTAGAAGAAGCTGGTTATAAAGTCGGCTGGACTACGACTTTTAATTTTAAAGTAGCGCAGCGCGAGTGGATGAATAAAACCAAAATGACCATGTTGGGACGCTTCGGTCTGCAAAAGCTTTTAAAACAAATGGTTTTAGCCGGCTGTGAGTACGCTTTAATAGAAACTTCTTCAGAAGGTATCTTACAATCGCGCCATGAAGGCATTGATTATGATATAGCAGTTTTTAATAATTTATCACCTGAACACTTAGAACGGCACGGAGGTTTTGAAAATTATCGCGCAGCCAAAGGAAAGTTATTTTTAAAATTAAAAGACAAGAATAAAATTATTGATGGCCAGAAAATCAGAAAAATCAGCGTTGTTAATCTCGATGATGATAATGCCGATTATTTTTTAAAATTTTCCGCTGATGAAAAATGGGGATTTACTGCTTCTAACGCCGAAAAACAATCAATAAAAATTATCAAAAGCGAAAATATAAAAATAAATAACAACGGGACGGAATTTTCAGTTAAAGAGCAATCTTTTTCACTTAATCTTTTAGGAAAGTTTAATGCGGCTAACGCCCTAGCGGCCGTTACCGTAGCTTTAAGCCAAGATGTCGATTTAGATGTTTGCGCTAAAGGTTTGGCTAAGGTAAAAAATATGGCTGGACGCATGGAAGCGGTAGCGAAAAGTCCATTTAAAGTGGTAGTTGATTATGCGCACACGCCGGACGAATTGGAAAAAGTCTATCAAACCTTAAAAACGGAAAACCAGCGATTGATTTGCGTTTTAGGCGCAGCTGGTGGCGGTAGAGATAAATGGAAGCGTCCAGAATTTGGCAAAATTGCCGACCAATACGGATCGGAAATAATCATCACCAACGAAGATCCATACGACGAAGATCCGCAAAAAATAATTGATGCCGTAGCCTCCGGCATAAAAAATAATCACTACGAGAAAATTTTGGATCGCGGCGAAGCCATTAAAAGAGCTGTCGAATTAGCCCAACCGGGCGATACTATAATTATTTCGGGCAAAGGCTGCGAGCAGTGCATTATGGGGCCAAGTGGCCAAAAAATTCCTTGGGACGACCGAGAGATAGCCAAAAAATTCCTTTAA
- a CDS encoding glycosyltransferase family 1 protein — MRIGLDARFFGPQGKGIGRYTEKLIESLEKLDQNNEYFIFLTKVGFDLYEPKNKNFHKVLANYPWYSFKEQLLLPRLLNQYHLDLMHFLHFNKPLLYKGKYVVTIHDLTHLKYDPYASTRSPWQYLIKYLLYRLVSKAAIKRAIRIITVSEFVKNEIIKHYKINSNKIFVTYESTFTPAEMLKMENKFQLPAKDSYLLYVGNAYPHKNLEKLVRAFALAPIEQEIILIFVGKIDYFYERLQKLVEELHLTNRVMFAGAVSDENLKSLYQNAIAYVFPSLMEGFGLPGLEAMANDCPVIASRAGSLPEIYGPAAIYFDPNNEKEISEIIKKIVEDENLRAEIKKLGQERVKKYSWDKCAEQTFDIYRSLG; from the coding sequence ATGCGCATCGGTCTCGACGCTCGCTTCTTTGGCCCTCAGGGCAAAGGAATCGGCAGATACACAGAAAAGTTGATTGAATCCTTGGAAAAGCTCGATCAAAATAACGAGTATTTTATCTTTTTGACTAAAGTTGGGTTTGATTTGTATGAACCTAAAAACAAGAACTTCCATAAAGTCTTAGCTAATTATCCTTGGTATTCTTTTAAGGAACAATTGCTTTTGCCAAGACTACTAAACCAATATCATTTGGATTTGATGCATTTCTTGCATTTTAATAAACCACTGCTCTACAAAGGAAAGTATGTGGTGACTATACATGATTTGACCCATCTAAAATACGACCCTTACGCCAGCACGCGCTCACCTTGGCAATATTTGATTAAATACCTACTTTATCGGCTGGTTAGCAAAGCGGCTATAAAAAGGGCAATACGTATTATTACCGTTTCTGAGTTTGTTAAAAATGAAATTATCAAACACTATAAAATTAATTCAAACAAAATCTTTGTGACCTATGAATCGACCTTTACTCCGGCAGAAATGTTAAAAATGGAAAATAAATTCCAATTGCCGGCCAAAGATTCTTATCTTTTATATGTCGGCAACGCCTATCCGCACAAAAATCTTGAAAAGCTGGTCCGGGCTTTTGCGCTGGCGCCAATTGAACAAGAAATCATCCTGATTTTTGTTGGTAAGATTGATTATTTTTACGAGCGTTTGCAAAAATTAGTTGAGGAATTACATTTGACTAATCGCGTCATGTTCGCCGGCGCGGTTAGCGATGAAAATTTAAAAAGCTTATATCAGAATGCCATCGCTTATGTCTTCCCGTCTCTAATGGAAGGATTCGGTTTGCCCGGACTCGAAGCCATGGCTAACGATTGTCCAGTTATTGCTTCGCGCGCCGGCTCTCTGCCGGAAATTTATGGACCAGCGGCCATTTATTTTGACCCGAACAATGAAAAAGAAATATCTGAAATAATAAAAAAAATCGTCGAAGACGAAAATTTACGAGCAGAAATTAAAAAATTAGGGCAAGAACGAGTTAAAAAATATTCGTGGGATAAATGCGCCGAACAGACATTTGACATCTACCGATCTTTGGGATAA
- a CDS encoding RsmE family RNA methyltransferase, which produces MHRFFLKNINLNDSEINITDVDLIYQINKVLRLKLSQEISVFDGQNEYLIMLKRLEPKKIIGDIVKIIKNKAEANINLNLYQALLKQDHFELVIKHGTSLGIKKFIPLITERTISRQMSEHKFKRWQKIAQEATEQSGRLIIPEINEPISLNKILSDKSALNLVAWEGAKNNLSKILPSTKPETINLFVGPEGGWSENEIKILEKFGTQSFLFGPRILRAEFAGLAIASALFYKFN; this is translated from the coding sequence ATGCACCGTTTCTTTTTAAAAAACATTAATCTTAATGACTCAGAGATAAACATTACCGATGTTGATTTGATTTATCAAATCAATAAAGTTTTGCGCTTGAAATTGAGCCAAGAAATCTCTGTTTTTGACGGCCAAAACGAATACCTGATTATGCTCAAGCGCCTCGAACCAAAAAAAATCATCGGCGACATCGTCAAGATTATAAAAAATAAAGCTGAAGCAAATATTAATCTTAATCTTTACCAGGCTTTATTAAAACAAGACCATTTCGAATTGGTCATTAAACACGGAACCAGCTTAGGCATTAAAAAATTCATCCCGCTTATTACTGAACGAACGATCAGCCGGCAAATGTCCGAGCACAAATTTAAACGTTGGCAAAAAATCGCCCAGGAAGCAACCGAGCAGTCAGGCCGTTTAATCATTCCTGAAATTAATGAACCGATTAGTTTAAACAAAATTCTTAGCGACAAATCGGCACTTAATTTAGTGGCCTGGGAAGGCGCGAAAAATAATTTGTCAAAAATCTTGCCTTCAACAAAACCCGAGACCATTAATCTTTTTGTCGGGCCCGAAGGCGGCTGGTCGGAAAATGAAATAAAAATATTAGAAAAATTTGGCACGCAATCGTTTTTGTTCGGTCCGCGAATTTTACGCGCCGAATTTGCCGGCCTAGCTATTGCCTCGGCTCTTTTTTATAAATTTAATTAG